The Panicum hallii strain FIL2 chromosome 9, PHallii_v3.1, whole genome shotgun sequence genome has a window encoding:
- the LOC112876837 gene encoding uncharacterized protein LOC112876837, producing MEVEAVSCECCGLEEECTGEYTAGVRAYFGGRWLCGLCSESVKYEAGKCAGGAAPGVEEAVRAHMAICRTLKSGGPAGRVADGMRQMLRTASWKKAAAAAPSRSAGGHHRSSPLSIGL from the coding sequence ATGGAGGTGGAGGCGGTCAGCTGCGAGTGCTGCGGGCTGGAGGAGGAGTGCACGGGCGAGTACACCGCCGGCGTGCGGGCCTACTTTGGGGGAAGGTGGCTGTGCGGGCTGTGCTCGGAGAGCGTCAAGTACGAGGCCGGCaagtgcgcgggcggcgcggcgcccggCGTGGAGGAGGCCGTGCGCGCGCACATGGCCATCTGCCGCACGCTCAAGAGCGGCGGGCCCGCGGGGCGCGTCGCCGACGGCATGCGCCAGATGCTGCGCACCGCGTCCTggaagaaggcggcggcggcggccccgtcGCGGTCGGCGGGGGGACACCACCGCTCGTCGCCGCTCTCCATCGGGCTCTGA
- the LOC112877687 gene encoding uncharacterized protein LOC112877687, producing MPLRRHAASNLEPHAGPPHNTDPKFPTHQAHQPTDDEPMDAERRETDPPPPVAAAAAPRRAAAGGTPTASRGSSTASSSSSNSHPSAPASTGTPPSAVVPWAARAGDSCYYPGCRKDANCACEMCLASIDATRDLVRAPEAASARRFFAGAAAASRGRRPALFCRDRGAGAGSERTEPPSTPPMRSTAKSRLPPGQTAAAGRGARAAGSPHDWALYAATVLGFLLLLWVDTGLVPEAAARGFGPKLSPGAVARVGADARLAPGGLEHKLRVLEQRVGQLVGGERAANCSSQDSVWRLLQNDQQVFRWRCTVYKSVAEEVSVWGSPLRTSGLLPAALSARHLTLLSGEITEWSDGRVWPTVRASNGSSWAYRRKSAAAVRLEPETWVLEYQRSALFEGTRLIPAAAELLASRCSTMARRRLQSKRRLFGGAQASPT from the exons ATGCCgttgcgccgccacgccgcttcAAATTTGGAACCCCACGCAGGGCCACCGCATAACACCGATCCCAAATTCCCAACCCACCAAGCCCACCAACCTACCGACGACGAACCGATGGACGCCGAGAGGAGGGAGACGGATCCGCCCCCACcggtggccgcggcggcggcgcccaggAGGGCCGCCGCTGGCGGCACGCCCACCGCGTCGCGCGGCTCCAgcacggcctcctcctcctcctccaactCCCACCCGTCTGCCCCCGCCTCCACGGGGacgccgccgtccgccgtcgTGCCGTGGGCCGCGCGCGCCGGGGACAGCTGCTACTACCCCGGGTGCCGCAAGGACGCCAACTGCGCCTGCGAGATGTGCCTCGCCAGCATCGACGCCACGCGGGACCTGGTccgcgcgcccgaggcggcCTCCGCGCGCAGGTTCttcgcgggcgccgccgccgccagcaggGGCCGGCGGCCCGCCCTCTTCTGCCGCGACCGCGGCGCCGGGGCGGGGTCCGAGCGCACCGAGCCACCGTCGACGCCGCCGATGCGGTCCACGGCCAAATCCAGGCTGCCGCCAGGGCAGACGGCGGCCGCGGGCCGCGGGGCGAGGGCCGCCGGGAGTCCGCATGACTGGGCGCTCTACGCGGCCACGGTTCTTGGGTTCTTGCTCTTGCTCTGGGTGGACACGGGACTCGTCCCGGAGGCCGCGGCGAGGGGGTTTGGGCCCAAGCTGTCGCCGGGGGCCGTGGCGAGGGTGGGGGCCGACGCGCGACTCGCGCCTGGCGGCCTGGAACACAAGCTCCGCGTCCTGGAGCAAAGGGTCGGGCAGCTCGTCGGCGGCGAGAGAGCCGCCAATTGCAGCTCGCAAGACTCCGTCTGGCGACTCCTCCAG AATGATCAGCAAGTGTTCCGCTGGCGCTGCACGGTGTACAAGTCCGTGGCCGAGGAGGTCAGCGTCTGGGGGAGCCCTCTCCGCACCTCCGGCCTCCTCCCGGCCGCGCTCTCGGCGCGGCACCTCACCCTCCTCTCCGGCGAGATCACCGAG TGGTCCGACGGGAGGGTGTGGCCGACGGTGCGGGCGAGCAACGGCAGTTCCTGGGCCTACCGGAGGaagagcgcggcggcggtgcggctggAGCCAGAGACGTGGGTGCTGGAGTACCAGAGGAGCGCGCTGTTCGAGGGCACGCGGCTGATACCGGCCGCTGCGGAGCTGCTCGCGTCCAGGTGCTCGACGATGGCGCGGCGAAGGCTGCAGTCAAAGAGGCGGCTTTTCGGTGGCGCACAGGCGAGCCCAACCTGA